The window TTAGCAACTCTTGAAACTGCCTAAACCTGAAAATAGGGGAAAACTCACGTTTCTTCATGAAAAAAAGGTTTGATACAATTGTATCAAACCTATACATTCAATATGTGTAATACTACCTATTTTGATACAAATTAGCACCTTTGCAAATATAATATCATCCCTATATAAATGACTTAAAAAGAGAAGTGTTGATAATGACTCTTCAATTTGAACTGTGTTGCCCAAGCTTTATTAATCATCATCTTCAACTAAATAATCAACATACTGTAGTAAAATGAAAATCATTGAAAATTCCTATGCATCTAAACCCAAAATTACTCGAATAACGAATATTTGGTTAAATCAATATCTTCAAAGTTTAATTGTGTTTTACCGTCTAAAATTCGATAACTTTTTCCATTTATTGATTTAATTACGTCACCTATGGTTAACCTTGGTCCAACTGGTAAATAGAAGTACTTTACTTCCCAACCAAAAGGATAACTTTCTACCGTCATAATCATATATTTTTCATTGTTTACCATTAGTACTCACGCTCCTACAAGTAAATTATAGCACATTAAATTTATTGTCTATCGTAATGGTATTCATGATATCTATAATTTTAGTTCAATCTATGGAAGACAAGAATTGCGGATAGGAAACATGTATCCCTTTCAACAAAAAAGACCTGATACTTGAGGCGATTAGTAAATTGAATTGATACAATTTTCTTGTACTTTATGTTCTTTGTAGTTATTATATCATTTGTTGATTCATTAACCTATATTGAATAGGTGAATAGCCACCTAGAGTTAATTTTATTCTATCGTGATTATACCAATGGATATACTCATCAATTGTTCTAATTAAATCAGATAAAGATTTAACCTTTTGTAAGTAGATGGTTTCGCATTTAAGCGTCCCGAAGAAACTTTCAACCACTGACATTTAATAGGCATTACCTTTAGCACTCATGGATTGAGTAAATGATGATTTCTTAAGGTAATTACGATATTTAGGTGATTGGTATAGAATGCCTTGATCAGAGTGTATGAGAAGCTTTGATAAGTCTTCATTTGGGTTGATTGATTTCTTCAGTGTCTTTAAGATTAAATCTTGATTCTGACTTCTTGATATTTGATAACCTTTGACTTCGCCATTGTAAAGATCTTGAATGACAGACAGATATAAACGTTTACGATTAAATCTAAACTCTGATACATCTGTGACCCATGCGATATTAGTTTCATCTTTTTTAAAGTCTCTCTTAAGTAGATTGGGTGTAATTTTGTTTGATATTTGAGAGATATAGCGATATCTCTTTTTTCTTACCTTACAGACGATATGTAGCTCTTTCATGAGCTTTACAACTGTTTTATAAGCTATTTTGACCTGATAAAAGTTTTGAAGGGCGAGCTTAATGCGTCTATAGCCATATGTTTGATTGCTCGCTTCAAAAATTTCTAATATCAGTATCTTGATATCGTGATACTTATCCGTTTCTTTACGATGCTCATAATAGTGATAAACCGACTTAGGAAGTCCTGATATTAGAAATAGATCTTTTAATGCATATTTCCGCCTTAATTCTTTGACGACTTGGTATTTTTGTTTGTTTGTTCCTGTTTTTTAAACTTTAGCGATAAGTAATCTTCTAGTATTCAAGTTCCATTTCTAGATGCTTAACTTTGAGTTCTAAATCCTGTTCTATCTCTTGGGATGGTTTATGAAACTTTCTAACTGGATTCTTACGATAATCTTTTGGTGTTTGAAAGAAACGCTCTTTTCCATAGAGTCTATACTGATATATCCATCTTGCAGGCAATGTATCGTTTAGACTCCCTGATGATAAATACATATCATATTTACGCGCTGCTTGACTGTATGAGAGTTCATTTTCAATGATGTCTAAAACGACCTTTAATTTGAATTCTCCGCTCCATAGTCTATTTGTTTTTTTTTATCTTTCATGTGATCCCTCCTGCATACACTTATATTGTATCAAAGTACAGGTTTTTGGTATCAGTTCAATTCAGCGTATGTATTTTATGCAATTTCATTTGAGTTTCAAAGTTTTTGCTATATAATTTAATCATCTGGATTTATTTCATTCAATAAGGGGGATATTGGGTTGAATAAAACAAAAATAATTATTTATAGTGTATGCGGATTCTTCGCACTTTTGATTGCGCTTTTTTTAGGGACTTGGATTGGGGCTAACAACCAAGCAAGTGAATATGATGAGTTGATGTACTTTAGAAAAACTCAAATTTATGTTGCTATTGATAACAGATATAGTAAAGTATTAGCTTATCAAGCGACTATACAAACAGCTGATAATCAAATCTTAACCCAGTTAGGATTGATTACACAAGCTCGTGAAGCTTTTGCTGATGCTGTAGCTAATCAAGCATCACCTGATGAACTTGAACAAGAATTTACTGCATTAGAATCGATGTTTGTTACGCTAGTTTCTTATATGGAAGATAATCCATCAAACTGGACAACAGTTGGTATTACTTCAGCATTCTTAGCTGAGTATAATGCATCTACAAATTCTGTTTCATTTGCTATTAACCAATATAATGAAACTGTCTTTTTATATAATTCATTCCTTAGAAAGTTTCCAAATAATGTCTTCGCTTTTGGATTTGAATTAAAAAACGCCTATTCATTACCTTCTGAGTTTGTTACTGTTCTACCCTACGCATAATACCTAATGAAATCATTACTTTATAAAGGTTTAGTGATATGTGTTTCAACATGTATGATTTTTATACTATCTGCTTGTCAACAACCATACACATCATTAAACCAGCCAACTTCAGAGTTTTATATTAACGATGCCGCTGGTGCACTGCTTCAATCAACAAAGTGGTACATCTTTTCAAATGGACAATATTACTATGAAGATACGATGACTTATGAAGGTATTGAAGATGATGAATTACGTGGTATACAAATTGTTGTTGCTACGCATTTAGGTGCAGTAGGTTCAATTGATACTACTGCTATTTTCAATAGTTATGGTGTTGGCGGAAATGACCTTGGTATTATGATTTTCTTATTCTTTGAAGAGATAAATGGTACAAAAGTGTATAAAGAAATGGTATTTGAAATAGGAACTAGAATGAGTACTTATTTATCTGCATTTGAAGCCGATATGTTAATTGAAGAATATTTTAACGATCCAACACTTGATGATATTGATGAAAGAATTGTCAATTTATACTTTGAATTAATTGCTAATTCTGCGTATAAAATCTATAATTGGTCTTATAGTTACATTGATCAAACATACTACGATATTTATGATTTTTTTGGTGAAAAATATTCAATAACAACAAGATTACCAAGTGAAGAACAAATATGGGCATTTACTTTAAGCCCGACAGAAACAGTTATTTTGATTGTGATTGCAGTATTTTTTCTAGGTGCATTTGGACGTTTCCTCGTACCAATTATTCTTTCAATGATGGGTGTGACTAAAAATCGTGGTAGTGGTGGCACATCTAGAGGTTACTGGTTTAGAAAATAAAAAGGAAGTCATAGACTTCCTTTGTTTTATATATATATTTCTTTTCGTACTTCAACAAATGCTACATTAAAGCTTAACATACTATCAAAAATAATAGGTAAGCTTGTTGACCACGAGGTTGCTCCATTATCTTTTTGATTTCGGATCACTTCATCCATTAAATCAAGGACTGCTTTACCTGTATAAATAATGTCTTCACCATTTCTTAAACTTGAATTATTACCTAGTACATAGTCATTTGTTGCTACTGTATAATATGCGTTGTTATTAATTGATCCAAGTCCTTCTTTTTTATAAACAGCAACACCACTTAATGCATCTCTAATTAAATTAAATGCTTCATCAGTGTTTTTACCTTCTAAATCATCAAGTGATAATACAATCAATGCCAAACTTTCAGCATACTTGTCTCCGTTACCAGTGGCGATATCCCCTAAGATACCATTAACTTTAACAAATGCTCTTTCCATACGTTCAGTTGATACACCTAATATGGTCGCGGTATGATTCCACTCTTGTAGAGCTTCGGCAGATAGTCCTATCTTTTCAGCGGTGTCTCCAATTTCATCAGATGCATAAGCAGATTTGATGGAAAACGCTGTTAAAGCAGAAACGGCACCCAAAATAGGTACCGTCACACTTTTCGTTAATGTTGAACCAAGTTTTCCAATCTTATCAAACTTAGCATTAGCAAGTTGTTTGATTTTGTCTTGAGTTTTATCCAACTGCCCATTCATCTTAGCAAGTTCAGCTTCAGTGTACTGGACATTTCGTTTTAACTTATCAAACTCCTCTTTACTCATGTCACCAACTTGCACCGCTTTTTTCGCATGCTCAAGTTCCTGGTTTTGAGTTTCAAGCTTCTTCTTTGTTTGAACTAATATATCATTAAGCTTTGATTGCTTCTGTTTCCATAAATCTAGGTTCGTACTATCATAACGAAGGTTTGTATTAATCGCTCTTAAGTCTTTATTTTGTTCTTTTAAATCATTCTTTATTCCTTTTAGTTTGTTTTCTTTTTATCTTTCATGTGATCCCTCCTGCATACACTTATATTGTATCAAAGTACAGGTTTTTGGTATCAGTTCAATATTCAGCGACCTGTCTTTGGGTTGCTCTTTTGGATACCATCTCTGATATCGACTTGAGCTTGTCATCAAGATGGCCTGAAGCCTCCCATTTTTCGTATAGGTCAAGCATTTTTCCTTTCATTTAATCACTCCAACTGTAGATAAAAAACTGTAATAACTCACCAGTTGGAATACTACAAGTATCTCTGCAAAAATAAAAAAGAATCCATTTCTGAATTCTCATTATTTCTAGGCTGGGTTTAAAGCCAGTATTCCATTCGTTTATAGCTTTGCTCATTATAATACTACCACACTCTTGACATATTCACAATGGTTCACGATGGTTCAAAACGGTTCAATTTTTGTCTGAGCAAAAATAACTTTGAGGAATGCTAGTATATAAAATTCTTCGAACTAAATGTCTTTATTTGCTTAAAACGAAACTGCCTGTTTCTGTGATAGTACATCCCATAAGAGTACCCTTGTCGATAAGTTTTCTATACCATTTAGCAATTTTCTTAGTTCTTTTTTCTTTAACTTTATCTCTCCACCACCAATTTTGTCTTGTCATAGCCATATAATCAAATATTTCACCAGTATTCTTACATTCACATTCTAAAACTAAATGAAGCAGTATTTGATCCCATATTTCATTGTAGCGCTTTGACGCTTCCTTATATCTTTTTCTCTTACCACTTGCTGCCCAACCAATCCATATCAGCCAAGATAATATAATTAAAATCAAATGGTGATGAGCACGCTTTATTGGATTCTCATTTGCTTGCATATCTTCGCCTGCAATAACTAGTGCATTTTCCAAATCCATTAACTTTTTGTTTTCTTGTAATTTTTCAACACTTAACATACTCTATATTCTCCTTTTCTACTCTTAATCTATCGTCCGATAATTTGAATCCTAATAATTCTTTTTTTAACATTTGCTTAATTAAAGGTGTAGCTTCATCAGAGTGAACGTAATTATATATTTCAAGCAACTCTTCAACTCCTTGCTCTAAAATCAAAATGATCAATAATCTACGACAGTTATCAACAACTTTCTTCTTATATGAAGATGTAATAATAACTAAAATAAGTCCTATTATAAAGGGTATGCCAATTATAGAGCCCAGAAATAACCAACAAGCAATCCCAAATAATTTATTGATTTTTTCTTTGTATTTATTATTTTCTGCTACTAATCTACTTACCTCATTGCTATTATCATCCATAAAACACCAATTTTCAAATTACAACATTCCAAATTAAAAATTGAGAATGTCTTTTATAATTATTATACGTCATTTGTTATTTTTTTAGTAGTTCCAATGAATTATTATGCCATCTTTTTAAAGTTGACACTGATATAAACATTTTGTCAGCTATTATTTGCCAATTTAACAAATCAATGTATCTGTAAATCAGCAATCTTTCGTACTCTGGATTTTTAAGTGCAGAGATACAATCTAAGATTTCGTTTTTGATAGTTTCAAGACTATTTGTTAGTTCTTTGATTTCATCTTCTACTTCCAATGCTTTATGGATCCACTTAACAAATGGAGCATCGAGCTTTCTAGTTCCATCGACTCGAATTTGGTCTAAGTTAACACCTGGGATTGTATTTGCTAGTCGTAAGTATTCAGCGACTATTTGCTGTAGTTTTAGAATTTTCTCTTCAGTTTCATGATATCGACTTAAGTATTCTTTTACATTCATCCTGCTTCCTCCTTAAACTTTTCAAATACTTCAATTTCAATCGAAATACCAGTTGGTTCATCTGACCAAACCTTCTCGGCTATTTCTTTAACCACTAATGCATCATCCTTCCAGAACCCTACTTCAGTCATACAGTCTTTGAGCATCTTTTGAAGATTGTCTGTATCAGGTTTTGTTATTCGCCATTCAAAGTTCTTATGCCTTTTACCTCTTGGAAACTTCCAAATGACATGTAACTCAAGCGGTCCTTCATATGGTGTATCAGGCTTGAATGGTCTTAAATGTTTAATGAGCATCTGCCTTGCTGCTTTTACTTTCTCTGGCTTATAAAACATTGGTCTATTTCCAACCACCGCTACCTTTGCTTGCTGAGCTGTCACAGTAGGTGATTCCATCAATAAAAATAACTTCATCAACTTCGCTCCTTTTTTAGTTTTCAAGTCTGGCAGAAAACTTGTGCTGACATTGATGCTTCTGTTGTAGGGATAGGGCGATTTTAAAAGCCCTTATCCTACTACTATAAATGGTTAAATAAGAGTACGCAATAGTGTGCAAATAAGAATCCCCAATTCTTAGCATAAAAAGTGTACTCTTTTTTTGTTACAATATCATCCATGAGAGGATGAATATTTATGACAAAAATACTACTAGAACAAATAACTAACATAGAAGATATCGCATTATTTAGTAAAGCATATCAGGAAGGACTGATTCAAATTAATATAACAAAAGTAGCCAAACACTTAAAAAGATAGAAAGACAGTAAAAAAATATCTATTAGGTCAAATACCTAAAAAGACAAGACAAAGAGAAAAGTATTTAGATCAACATAGAGACTACATCGTTTAGGTTTTAAGTGATAAATACCAGAGCTTTGATTACATCGAACACCTGTTTAAGTACTTAAAAAGAGAACGTGGCATCACGTGTTCAAGATCAAGTTTAAGTAGGTATATCAGACGAGATGATGCGTTAAATGGTTTATCTGATAGGCATCAAAAAAATACATTCACGATGTGTTTTGAAACAAAGCCAGGTGAACAAGCCCAATTTGACATGAAAGAAAAGGTGCAAACCATCTTCGAAACAGGTGAAGTGGTTAAAACATATATACCAACATTAACACTATCATGGTCTAGAGCCAATTTTAGGAAATTAACACTTGATACAAAGGTTGAAACACTTCTGTCATTTTTAGCAGAAAGCTTTGAAGAGATGGGTGGTGTGCCAAAGACTTTAGTGATTGATAACTTAAAACAGTTCGTAGAAAAACCTAGAACGAGTAATAGTGAGGCTCTATTAACTGCTAAGTTTATAGAGTTCTGTAAAGACTATGATATCAAACCACTGCCATCGATGCCATATCGCCCACAAACCAAAGGTAAGACAGAGACTCAAAACAAAGTTGTAGATCAATTAAAGAACTATAACGGAAAGTATAAGGATTTAATGCATGTGCATGAGATACTAGCAATCATTAACAAAGAAGATAATGAATCTATTTCACAAGCAACCAAGTTTCCAAGAGTATTTTTATTAGAAAAAGAAAAAGGTGACTTAAATCCACTTCCCAGAAAAGAAATTAGACAAAAGTATCACCTCAAGTTAAATGAAGTTAAAGTATCCAATGAATCTTTAATCAGCTACAAACAAAATAAATATTCTGTTCCCAAGAAATTTATTGGTTCAAAGGTAGGATTAAGTGTCAAAGGTCATGAACTTCATATCTATTATAACAATAAAATAATCACAATTCACCAGATATCTAATAATTTATTAAATATTAAAAATGAACATGATTTAATGTATGAAAATTATCATAAGAAATTAGAAGATAAACCAAATGAAACAATAATGAACGAAATGAGGCATATTAACTATGATTAATGATGTATTAGATCAATTAACTTATTTGAAACTAAAGAGTGCATATAATTATTTAAAAGAACTACATATTAATGATCAAATCACACCCCAAGAATTAAAAGGACTTTATAAAGTTCTAAATAAGGAAGTCATCGCCAAAGATGAGAATAATAGACTCTATAATGTTAAAGTTGCAGGATTCCCCTTTTTAAGAAAACTAAGTGATTATGATTTTAGTTTTCAACCAACAGTTAACGAAGATAAGATATGCAGTATCGCATCTTCTAACTTCTATGATGAGGCAATGAATATCGTATTTATAGGTAACCCTGGTGTTGGTAAGACACATCTAGCAATAGCTATAGGTTATGAGGTAGCCATTAAAAGAAATAGTGTATATTTTATAAAGTTTAACAAACTGATT of the Acholeplasma hippikon genome contains:
- the istB gene encoding IS21-like element helper ATPase IstB, with the protein product MINDVLDQLTYLKLKSAYNYLKELHINDQITPQELKGLYKVLNKEVIAKDENNRLYNVKVAGFPFLRKLSDYDFSFQPTVNEDKICSIASSNFYDEAMNIVFIGNPGVGKTHLAIAIGYEVAIKRNSVYFIKFNKLINILKNAYQEGSFERKIKHFFKYKLLIIDEVGFNEISPLESKLFFQLIDLRYSKRSTVFTSNMTFEKWPNILGNDEMITKAILDRILHHSYLFNITGNSYRIKDKLKYNKTEES
- a CDS encoding LemA family protein encodes the protein MNKTKIIIYSVCGFFALLIALFLGTWIGANNQASEYDELMYFRKTQIYVAIDNRYSKVLAYQATIQTADNQILTQLGLITQAREAFADAVANQASPDELEQEFTALESMFVTLVSYMEDNPSNWTTVGITSAFLAEYNASTNSVSFAINQYNETVFLYNSFLRKFPNNVFAFGFELKNAYSLPSEFVTVLPYA
- a CDS encoding RusA family crossover junction endodeoxyribonuclease, translated to MKLFLLMESPTVTAQQAKVAVVGNRPMFYKPEKVKAARQMLIKHLRPFKPDTPYEGPLELHVIWKFPRGKRHKNFEWRITKPDTDNLQKMLKDCMTEVGFWKDDALVVKEIAEKVWSDEPTGISIEIEVFEKFKEEAG
- a CDS encoding Mu transposase domain-containing protein; protein product: MKEKVQTIFETGEVVKTYIPTLTLSWSRANFRKLTLDTKVETLLSFLAESFEEMGGVPKTLVIDNLKQFVEKPRTSNSEALLTAKFIEFCKDYDIKPLPSMPYRPQTKGKTETQNKVVDQLKNYNGKYKDLMHVHEILAIINKEDNESISQATKFPRVFLLEKEKGDLNPLPRKEIRQKYHLKLNEVKVSNESLISYKQNKYSVPKKFIGSKVGLSVKGHELHIYYNNKIITIHQISNNLLNIKNEHDLMYENYHKKLEDKPNETIMNEMRHINYD
- a CDS encoding DUF1492 domain-containing protein, with the protein product MNVKEYLSRYHETEEKILKLQQIVAEYLRLANTIPGVNLDQIRVDGTRKLDAPFVKWIHKALEVEDEIKELTNSLETIKNEILDCISALKNPEYERLLIYRYIDLLNWQIIADKMFISVSTLKRWHNNSLELLKK
- a CDS encoding IS3 family transposase; protein product: MSVVESFFGTLKCETIYLQKVKSLSDLIRTIDEYIHWYNHDRIKLTLGGYSPIQYRLMNQQMI